A portion of the Microbulbifer agarilyticus genome contains these proteins:
- the ftsE gene encoding cell division ATP-binding protein FtsE, which yields MIQFDNVNKRYESGQDALGRVSLEIDRAEMVFLTGHSGAGKSTLLKLLTAIERPTRGNIIVGGQNLNRLRNSQIPYYRRNLGIVFQNHQLLFDRSVFDNVALPLSVSGCSRREVGRRVRAALDKVGLLHKEKQNPIVLSGGEQQRVGIARAVVNKPALLVADEPTGNLDPKLSEEIMGLFRQFNAVGTTVLIASHDLELIARMRQRVLTLQQGQLIYDGYPSREPAY from the coding sequence ATGATCCAGTTTGATAACGTTAACAAACGCTACGAGTCCGGCCAGGATGCGCTGGGGCGCGTCAGTCTGGAAATTGATCGCGCCGAGATGGTGTTCCTGACCGGCCACTCCGGCGCCGGCAAAAGTACCCTGCTCAAACTACTCACCGCCATCGAGCGCCCTACCCGAGGCAACATCATCGTCGGCGGGCAGAACCTAAACCGCCTGCGCAATAGCCAGATTCCCTACTACCGCCGCAACCTCGGCATCGTGTTCCAGAACCACCAGTTGCTGTTCGATCGCAGCGTGTTCGACAACGTCGCCCTGCCGCTGTCGGTTTCCGGATGCAGCCGCCGCGAAGTGGGCCGCCGCGTGCGCGCCGCGCTGGATAAGGTCGGCCTGCTGCACAAAGAGAAACAGAACCCTATTGTGCTCTCTGGCGGTGAACAACAGCGTGTGGGTATTGCCCGCGCAGTGGTGAACAAGCCCGCCCTGCTGGTGGCGGATGAACCCACTGGTAACCTGGACCCGAAACTGTCTGAGGAAATCATGGGACTGTTCCGACAGTTCAATGCGGTGGGCACCACCGTGCTGATCGCCAGCCACGACCTTGAATTGATTGCGCGCATGCGCCAGCGGGTGCTGACGCTGCAGCAAGGCCAGTTGATCTATGACGGATACCCGAGCCGTGAACCAGCGTACTAA
- the rsmD gene encoding 16S rRNA (guanine(966)-N(2))-methyltransferase RsmD produces the protein MPRNRRPRPSKPSSATQAPSQLRIIGGRWRGRKVAFAPIEGLRPTGDRLRETLFNWLQFHLPAARCLDLFAGSGALGLEALSRGAAHVDFVELDGGAARTLREQLKLLQADEGEVHNCAAEVFTSQGGPAYDVVFVDPPFARDLWAATLNALVQSQRLGDGTLVYVESPRDTVIAAPEGWQLEKEKRAGQVSMRLYRV, from the coding sequence ATGCCCAGAAACCGCCGCCCACGGCCGAGTAAACCGTCTTCCGCCACGCAGGCCCCGAGCCAGCTACGTATCATCGGCGGCCGCTGGCGCGGGCGCAAAGTCGCTTTTGCGCCGATCGAAGGGCTGCGCCCAACCGGAGACCGCCTGCGCGAGACCCTGTTCAACTGGCTGCAGTTCCACCTGCCCGCTGCACGCTGCCTGGACCTGTTTGCCGGCTCCGGCGCACTGGGACTCGAAGCGCTGAGCCGCGGCGCAGCGCATGTAGACTTTGTGGAACTGGACGGCGGCGCCGCGCGTACCCTGCGCGAGCAGCTGAAGCTGCTGCAAGCCGATGAGGGCGAGGTGCACAACTGCGCCGCGGAGGTGTTCACCAGCCAGGGCGGCCCGGCCTACGACGTCGTATTTGTCGACCCACCTTTCGCCAGGGACCTGTGGGCAGCGACCCTGAATGCGCTCGTGCAGAGCCAACGACTCGGCGATGGCACTCTGGTGTATGTGGAGTCCCCGCGAGACACGGTGATTGCGGCACCGGAGGGCTGGCAGCTGGAAAAAGAAAAGCGCGCCGGGCAGGTATCTATGCGTCTGTATAGGGTGTGA
- the rpoH gene encoding RNA polymerase sigma factor RpoH — protein sequence MGTSLQPIHTLSPGANLNAYIQTVSGFEVLSAEEEKKLAEDLYYHENLEAARQLVMSHLRFVVHIAKSYSGYGLNQGDLIQEGNVGLMKAVKRFNPEKGVRLVSFAVHWIKAEIHEFILRNWRIVKIATTKAQRKLFFNLRGQKKKLAWLTNDEAKRVAQELNVDVQHVHDMEGRLAAHDAAFDAGVDDDEDSAWQAPAHYLEDRRYDPATMLEHDNWQETSVNNLTAAMDQLDDRSRDIIEARWLSESKATLHELADKYGVSAERIRQLEKNAMKKVRVAMEA from the coding sequence ATGGGAACCAGTTTACAGCCGATTCACACACTGTCACCGGGCGCCAATCTAAACGCCTACATCCAGACAGTCAGCGGCTTTGAGGTACTCTCCGCCGAGGAAGAAAAGAAACTCGCGGAAGACCTCTACTACCACGAAAATCTCGAGGCAGCCCGTCAGTTGGTTATGTCTCACCTGCGCTTTGTTGTGCACATCGCCAAATCTTACTCCGGTTACGGCCTGAACCAGGGTGACTTGATTCAGGAAGGTAACGTGGGCCTGATGAAGGCGGTGAAGCGTTTTAACCCGGAAAAGGGTGTGCGTCTGGTGTCCTTTGCGGTGCACTGGATCAAGGCGGAGATTCACGAGTTCATTCTGCGTAACTGGCGCATCGTTAAGATTGCGACCACCAAGGCGCAGCGCAAGCTGTTCTTCAACCTGCGTGGCCAGAAGAAGAAGCTGGCGTGGCTGACTAACGACGAAGCCAAGCGCGTGGCGCAAGAGCTGAATGTCGATGTGCAGCATGTACACGATATGGAAGGCCGTCTGGCGGCGCATGATGCGGCGTTTGATGCGGGCGTGGATGACGACGAAGATTCCGCGTGGCAAGCTCCGGCGCACTACCTGGAAGACCGCCGTTACGATCCGGCCACCATGCTGGAGCACGATAACTGGCAGGAAACCAGCGTAAACAACCTGACTGCTGCGATGGATCAGCTGGACGACCGCAGCCGCGACATCATCGAAGCGCGCTGGTTGAGTGAATCCAAGGCCACCTTGCATGAGCTGGCCGACAAATACGGTGTTTCTGCTGAGCGTATTCGCCAGCTTGAAAAGAACGCCATGAAAAAAGTCCGGGTGGCGATGGAAGCGTAA
- the trmB gene encoding tRNA (guanosine(46)-N7)-methyltransferase TrmB, producing MQEEPNNEQAGEEEEFPYRTEFKKKSIRSYVIRGGRMTEGQRNAFDNYWGTFGLSLYDGAINPAEVFGGAAPVVLEIGFGMGDSLLEMTKAEQDKNFIGIEVHPPGVGRLINNAGKEEVKNLRVYMADAIDVLNDCIPDASLDRFQLYFPDPWHKKKHNKRRIVQPEFVKLLCSKLKPGALMHMATDWENYAEQMLEVLEAEDMLENTAGKGQYSPRPEFRPQTKFERRGERLGHGVWDLLYKRK from the coding sequence ATGCAAGAAGAGCCAAACAACGAACAAGCGGGTGAGGAAGAAGAATTTCCCTACCGCACCGAGTTCAAAAAGAAATCCATCCGTAGCTACGTGATCCGCGGCGGGCGTATGACCGAAGGTCAGCGCAACGCGTTTGATAACTACTGGGGCACGTTTGGACTGTCCCTTTACGATGGCGCGATCAATCCGGCAGAAGTCTTCGGTGGCGCGGCCCCTGTGGTATTGGAAATCGGTTTCGGCATGGGCGATTCCCTGCTGGAAATGACCAAGGCCGAGCAGGATAAAAACTTTATTGGCATCGAAGTGCACCCACCGGGTGTCGGTCGTCTGATTAACAATGCCGGCAAGGAAGAAGTAAAAAACCTGCGCGTGTATATGGCAGATGCCATCGACGTGCTGAACGACTGTATTCCCGACGCCAGCCTGGATCGTTTCCAGTTGTACTTCCCCGATCCGTGGCACAAGAAAAAGCACAACAAGCGCCGTATCGTGCAGCCCGAGTTCGTGAAACTGCTGTGCAGCAAATTGAAGCCCGGCGCGCTGATGCACATGGCCACCGACTGGGAAAACTACGCCGAGCAAATGCTCGAAGTACTTGAAGCCGAGGACATGCTGGAGAATACCGCCGGTAAAGGGCAATACTCCCCGCGCCCGGAATTCCGTCCGCAGACCAAATTCGAGCGTCGCGGTGAGCGCCTTGGCCACGGCGTGTGGGACCTGCTGTACAAAAGAAAATAA
- a CDS encoding outer membrane beta-barrel protein, with product MTTSPTLARKLLPKLLLGSALLLSSGQAVSDGEGTLNLYLNGGYYWFDDQRLDGTPYFGFELEDRAGGGIGFGYNVTDRWALEGVYNYFSVNVQDTFEDVEVQNYHVDLLYQFAGRFCGNYDWQPYVVAGIGELRIDEDTYGYPFDWHRRQTMVNFGMGVKYRLHPRWQVRGDARGFQGVEESGLDAYVSMSIGYQWGEDPVAIYDRDGDGVYDDADECPQTPPGIDVDFRGCPIDTDGDGIPDYLDLCPNTPMGMAVNEDGCPREGYDPYEMSK from the coding sequence ATGACAACAAGCCCCACCCTCGCCCGCAAACTCCTACCTAAGCTGCTTCTGGGCAGTGCCCTGCTCCTTTCTAGCGGCCAGGCCGTGTCCGATGGGGAAGGTACTCTCAATCTCTACCTCAACGGCGGCTATTACTGGTTTGATGACCAGCGCCTCGATGGCACACCTTACTTCGGTTTTGAGCTGGAAGATCGCGCCGGCGGCGGTATCGGCTTTGGCTACAACGTTACCGATCGCTGGGCTCTTGAAGGTGTGTATAACTACTTCAGCGTCAACGTGCAGGACACGTTTGAGGATGTCGAGGTACAGAATTACCACGTCGATCTGCTGTATCAATTCGCTGGCCGCTTTTGTGGCAATTACGACTGGCAGCCCTATGTGGTGGCGGGTATTGGCGAGTTGCGCATCGATGAAGACACCTACGGCTACCCGTTTGACTGGCACCGTCGTCAGACCATGGTCAACTTTGGTATGGGCGTGAAGTACCGCCTGCACCCACGCTGGCAAGTGCGCGGCGATGCGCGCGGTTTCCAGGGAGTGGAAGAAAGTGGCCTCGACGCCTATGTGAGTATGTCGATCGGCTACCAGTGGGGTGAGGACCCGGTGGCGATTTACGATCGCGATGGTGACGGTGTGTATGACGACGCCGACGAATGCCCACAGACACCGCCTGGTATTGATGTGGACTTTCGCGGCTGCCCTATCGACACCGACGGCGATGGCATACCGGACTATCTCGACCTCTGCCCGAATACGCCCATGGGCATGGCGGTCAATGAAGATGGCTGCCCGCGGGAAGGCTACGACCCCTACGAAATGTCGAAATAG
- a CDS encoding ABC-F family ATP-binding cassette domain-containing protein — protein MINLQGVSLQVGGRDLLNDASCRIFPGHKVGIIGANGCGKSTLFKMLLKQQESDAGSVEVPTGWEIAHMAQEVSASDRSALDYALDGDHRLRALQQELEAAEADGSDGKRIGELHERMAAIDGYSGPARAAQLLDGLGFSHADQQRPVKSFSGGWRIRLNLARALMSPADLLLLDEPTNHLDLDATLWLEQWLQRFPGTLLIISHDRDFLDAVVDGIISFEQQDLVLYSGNYTAFERARAERLAQQQIQYEKQQAQRAHMEDFVRRFRAKATKAKQAQSRLKALDRMAEIAPAHVDSPFRFRLPASEKVSNPLVDLREAEIGYPGKTILPRVEMGIQPGRRIGLLGPNGAGKSSLIKTLAGELPLIGGERQCGEHLKIGYFAQHQLEALDPKASPILHVQRLSPGASEQELRDFLGGYGFIGDRVFEPVGGFSGGEKARVALALLAWQKPNLLLLDEPTNHLDLEMRHALTLALAEFPGAVILVSHDRHLLANTTDEFILVADGRAEPFDGDLDDYKQWLLAFKREEKRQSGNDTASADGKPVEDKKAQRRAAAALREQLKPLTNKLKSIEQKMAKAEKEVQRLEEKLADEDLYSGGRQDEITQLTKAQGEARESLDELEMEWLEVSEALEAARSAS, from the coding sequence TTGATCAATCTGCAAGGGGTGTCGCTGCAAGTGGGCGGGCGCGACCTGCTCAACGACGCCAGCTGCCGCATCTTTCCCGGGCACAAGGTGGGCATCATCGGTGCCAACGGCTGTGGTAAGTCCACCCTGTTCAAGATGTTGCTGAAGCAGCAGGAGAGCGACGCGGGCAGTGTCGAAGTCCCGACGGGCTGGGAAATTGCACATATGGCCCAGGAGGTGTCGGCCAGCGACCGCAGCGCCCTCGACTATGCGCTGGATGGCGACCACCGCCTGCGCGCGCTGCAACAGGAGCTGGAAGCGGCAGAGGCCGATGGCAGCGACGGCAAGCGCATTGGCGAGCTGCACGAGCGTATGGCCGCAATCGACGGCTACTCGGGCCCTGCGCGCGCCGCACAGTTGCTGGACGGCCTGGGCTTCTCCCACGCCGATCAGCAGCGCCCGGTGAAGAGCTTCTCCGGTGGCTGGCGTATTCGCTTGAACCTGGCGCGCGCACTCATGAGTCCCGCTGATCTGTTGCTGCTCGACGAACCCACCAACCACTTGGACCTGGATGCCACCCTGTGGCTGGAACAGTGGCTGCAGCGCTTCCCGGGCACCCTGCTAATCATCTCGCATGACCGGGATTTCCTGGACGCGGTGGTGGACGGCATTATCAGTTTCGAACAGCAGGATCTGGTGCTCTACAGTGGTAACTACACCGCATTTGAGCGGGCCCGCGCCGAGCGTCTGGCACAGCAACAGATTCAGTACGAGAAGCAGCAGGCCCAGCGCGCGCATATGGAAGATTTCGTGCGCCGCTTCCGCGCAAAAGCGACCAAAGCTAAGCAGGCGCAGAGCCGCCTGAAGGCACTGGACCGCATGGCCGAGATCGCCCCGGCACATGTGGACTCGCCATTCCGCTTCCGCCTGCCGGCATCCGAAAAAGTCTCAAATCCGCTGGTGGATCTACGCGAGGCAGAAATCGGTTACCCAGGCAAAACCATTTTGCCGCGGGTGGAAATGGGCATTCAGCCCGGTCGTCGCATCGGCCTGTTGGGCCCCAACGGCGCCGGTAAATCCTCGCTGATCAAAACCCTCGCCGGCGAGTTGCCGCTGATCGGTGGCGAACGCCAGTGCGGCGAGCACCTGAAGATTGGTTACTTTGCCCAGCACCAGCTTGAAGCGCTGGATCCCAAAGCCTCACCCATACTGCACGTACAGCGGCTGTCGCCGGGCGCCAGCGAACAGGAGCTGCGCGACTTTTTGGGTGGCTACGGTTTTATCGGTGACCGGGTATTCGAACCGGTGGGCGGTTTTTCCGGCGGCGAAAAAGCCCGCGTGGCGCTGGCGCTGCTGGCGTGGCAGAAACCCAACCTGTTGCTGCTGGACGAACCGACCAACCACCTGGACCTGGAAATGCGCCACGCACTGACGCTCGCGCTGGCAGAATTCCCCGGTGCGGTAATCCTGGTATCGCACGATCGCCACCTGCTGGCGAACACCACCGACGAATTTATTCTGGTGGCAGACGGCCGCGCCGAGCCTTTCGACGGCGACCTGGATGATTACAAGCAGTGGTTACTGGCGTTCAAGCGCGAAGAAAAACGCCAGTCTGGAAATGACACAGCCAGTGCGGACGGCAAGCCTGTTGAGGACAAGAAAGCCCAGCGTCGCGCGGCCGCGGCCCTGCGCGAGCAACTCAAGCCGTTGACCAACAAGCTCAAAAGTATCGAGCAGAAGATGGCCAAGGCGGAAAAGGAAGTGCAACGGCTGGAAGAGAAGCTCGCGGATGAAGATCTCTACAGCGGTGGCCGCCAGGATGAAATTACCCAGCTGACCAAAGCGCAGGGAGAGGCGCGGGAAAGCCTGGATGAACTGGAAATGGAGTGGCTGGAAGTATCCGAGGCACTGGAGGCAGCGCGCTCCGCTAGTTAA
- the coaD gene encoding pantetheine-phosphate adenylyltransferase: MKKVVYPGTFDPITNGHMDLVERACRLFDHVVVAVAASTRKNPLFTMEERVELAQQELAHLDNIEVIGFDILLADLVRQLDAHGVVRGLRAVSDFEYEFQLANMNRQLAPQMESLFLTPAEHLSYISSSLVREIASLGGDVTKFVPPGVQKALQEKYNR; this comes from the coding sequence ATGAAAAAAGTGGTTTACCCGGGTACTTTTGACCCCATCACCAATGGTCACATGGACCTCGTTGAGCGGGCCTGCCGCCTGTTCGATCATGTTGTGGTCGCTGTTGCCGCCAGCACCCGCAAAAACCCCCTGTTCACCATGGAAGAGCGCGTGGAGCTGGCCCAACAGGAGCTGGCCCACCTGGACAACATCGAAGTGATTGGCTTCGACATCCTGCTCGCCGACCTGGTGCGCCAGCTGGACGCCCACGGTGTGGTGCGGGGCCTGCGCGCGGTCTCCGACTTTGAATACGAGTTTCAGCTGGCCAATATGAACCGTCAGCTGGCGCCACAAATGGAGAGCCTGTTCCTCACACCGGCGGAACACCTGTCTTACATCTCCTCTTCCCTGGTACGCGAAATCGCCTCCCTCGGCGGTGACGTCACCAAGTTCGTACCGCCTGGCGTGCAAAAGGCACTGCAAGAGAAATACAACCGCTAA
- a CDS encoding DUF423 domain-containing protein, translating into MAKLYLLLAAFFGGTGVMLGAFGAHGLRDKVAENLLEAYKTGVHYQMIHALALIAVAILIQQIGAKTSLIVSGALFAVGILLFSGSLYGLTFGGPRILGPITPLGGTLMIGGWVALFVAALGYTK; encoded by the coding sequence ATGGCTAAATTGTATTTATTGCTGGCCGCATTTTTTGGTGGCACCGGCGTTATGCTCGGCGCTTTTGGCGCTCATGGACTGCGTGACAAGGTCGCGGAAAATCTGTTGGAAGCCTACAAAACCGGCGTGCATTATCAGATGATTCACGCGCTGGCACTTATAGCCGTGGCTATATTGATCCAGCAAATTGGTGCAAAAACCTCGCTGATTGTGAGCGGCGCGCTTTTCGCGGTTGGCATTTTATTATTCTCAGGCAGCCTTTACGGCCTGACCTTTGGTGGGCCGAGAATCCTCGGACCAATCACCCCACTTGGTGGCACATTGATGATCGGAGGCTGGGTAGCCCTGTTTGTCGCCGCCCTAGGTTATACGAAGTAA
- the ftsX gene encoding permease-like cell division protein FtsX yields MNQRTKPSANPPERSRSAGAVTARTGVGDRFSSWTNHHREMWRESWARFFASPMSSGMTALVIAIALALPAALQLGLTNFQKAVAGWDGQPQISVFLHKRARENAVQSFADDLRGDPLVAGVTYISPEQALAEFQQSSGLGDALLGMDSNPLPAVLLVRPRGSDTTSLEALATRLRDSAMTDSVVLDMAWVQRLAQLTELGQRMSMGLALLLALGVLLVVVNSIRLHIENRRDEILVVKLVGATDAFVRRPFLYTGLVYGLVGGLIAWLLVSGGVWLLAGPISGLANLYGSGFRLDGPGFTYLVGLAGGAALLGLTGAWLAVARHISAIQPR; encoded by the coding sequence GTGAACCAGCGTACTAAGCCCTCTGCCAATCCGCCCGAACGCAGCCGCTCCGCGGGTGCGGTGACCGCGCGCACCGGTGTGGGCGACCGCTTCAGCAGCTGGACCAATCACCACCGGGAAATGTGGCGCGAGTCGTGGGCGCGTTTCTTTGCCTCACCCATGTCCAGCGGTATGACCGCACTGGTCATTGCCATTGCCCTGGCCCTGCCCGCAGCACTGCAGTTGGGACTTACTAACTTCCAGAAGGCCGTGGCTGGCTGGGATGGGCAGCCTCAGATTTCGGTATTCCTGCACAAGCGCGCCCGCGAGAACGCGGTGCAGTCGTTCGCCGACGACTTGCGTGGGGACCCACTGGTGGCGGGGGTGACGTATATCTCGCCGGAGCAGGCGTTGGCAGAATTCCAGCAGTCCTCCGGCCTTGGGGATGCGCTGCTCGGTATGGACAGCAATCCGTTGCCAGCCGTACTGCTGGTGCGCCCGCGCGGCTCTGATACGACCTCATTGGAGGCGTTGGCCACACGCTTGCGCGACAGCGCGATGACCGATTCCGTAGTGCTGGATATGGCCTGGGTGCAGCGCCTGGCGCAGCTCACTGAACTGGGGCAACGCATGAGCATGGGGCTGGCACTGTTGTTGGCGCTGGGGGTGTTGCTGGTGGTGGTGAACAGCATCCGCCTGCATATCGAAAATCGCCGGGATGAAATCCTGGTGGTGAAGCTGGTGGGCGCCACGGATGCGTTTGTGCGCCGCCCCTTCCTTTACACGGGTCTGGTCTACGGCTTGGTTGGCGGTCTGATTGCCTGGTTGCTGGTGAGCGGTGGGGTATGGCTACTGGCGGGCCCGATTAGCGGGCTGGCAAACCTCTACGGCAGTGGCTTTCGCCTCGATGGCCCCGGGTTTACCTATCTGGTTGGGCTGGCCGGCGGCGCCGCGCTGCTCGGGCTTACGGGGGCCTGGTTGGCGGTGGCGCGACATATTTCCGCGATTCAGCCGCGCTAA
- the ggt gene encoding gamma-glutamyltransferase — MNRFFSRSNVLSKPRLLATSAALSLHLLALPASAQQATQPQVQPEAQPEIATGRTEIKSAIASEFMAVTANPHASAAAEQILAKGGTAVDAAITAQLVLGLVEPQSSGIGGGAFMLSFRADDNKLNGYDGRETAPKAVDENYFMHEGKPMSFIKAVIGGYSVGVPGVMGMMELAHKRDGKLPWAELFQPAITLAENGFAISPRLYKLADRLPMVAARPAITAYLFGDDGKPLPVGHILKNPEYAATLKLLAQKGTKPFYEGEIAQAIVDAVRNDPENPGVMTMADMASYSAKIRKPVCADYFEFEVCGASAPSSGGTTVGAILGMLQHTPVQQFDVGSAELTHLFIEASELAFADRNTYAADSDFVEVPTAALVAPEYLAARAKLIDVEKAQPAKAGDPKAFTGKRVEAKSPEQPNTSHLSIVDQYGNAVSMTSSIETGFGSRLMVKGFLLNNQLTDFSFVPHNANKDLVANRIQAGKRPRSSMSPTMVFNQDDSLRLIIGSPGGSRIIDYTARSILYHLTKGMPIAEAIAAGNIGAIGYRVEVEPDTLSDEELKKLEAKGHKVVRRDLNSGIHGIALKQGKLHGGADTRREGSAVGR; from the coding sequence GTGAATCGTTTTTTCTCACGCTCCAACGTCCTATCCAAGCCTCGGCTGCTGGCTACCAGCGCCGCGCTGTCTTTGCATCTCCTTGCACTACCAGCGAGCGCCCAACAGGCAACGCAACCGCAAGTACAGCCAGAAGCACAGCCAGAAATCGCCACCGGGCGCACCGAGATCAAGTCCGCCATCGCCAGCGAGTTTATGGCAGTCACCGCCAACCCCCACGCCTCCGCAGCGGCGGAGCAGATCCTGGCCAAGGGCGGCACCGCAGTGGACGCGGCCATCACCGCGCAACTGGTGCTCGGACTGGTGGAACCCCAGTCCTCCGGTATTGGCGGCGGCGCCTTCATGCTGAGCTTCCGCGCCGACGACAATAAACTCAACGGCTACGACGGCCGCGAAACGGCGCCGAAGGCAGTGGATGAAAACTATTTCATGCACGAAGGCAAACCCATGAGCTTTATCAAGGCTGTGATCGGCGGCTATTCCGTGGGCGTCCCCGGTGTCATGGGCATGATGGAGCTGGCCCACAAGCGCGACGGCAAACTGCCTTGGGCCGAGTTGTTCCAACCGGCGATTACACTGGCGGAAAATGGCTTCGCGATTTCCCCGCGCCTGTACAAGCTGGCGGACAGGCTGCCAATGGTGGCCGCGCGCCCGGCCATCACGGCCTACCTGTTTGGTGACGACGGCAAGCCGCTGCCCGTCGGGCATATCCTGAAAAACCCGGAGTATGCGGCAACCCTGAAACTGCTCGCCCAAAAAGGCACCAAGCCGTTTTATGAGGGCGAAATTGCCCAGGCCATCGTGGATGCCGTGCGCAATGACCCGGAAAACCCCGGCGTGATGACCATGGCAGACATGGCCAGCTACTCTGCCAAGATCCGCAAACCGGTATGCGCGGATTATTTCGAATTCGAAGTGTGCGGTGCCTCGGCCCCGTCCTCCGGTGGCACCACCGTGGGCGCGATCCTCGGCATGCTGCAACACACACCGGTGCAGCAATTTGACGTGGGCAGCGCCGAGCTTACCCACCTGTTTATCGAAGCGTCGGAGCTGGCTTTTGCGGACCGCAATACCTACGCCGCCGACAGCGACTTTGTCGAAGTGCCCACCGCAGCATTGGTCGCGCCCGAGTATCTGGCCGCGCGCGCGAAATTAATCGACGTGGAAAAAGCACAGCCGGCAAAAGCGGGCGACCCCAAAGCCTTTACAGGCAAACGTGTAGAAGCCAAATCTCCCGAACAGCCCAACACCAGCCATCTGTCCATCGTCGACCAGTACGGCAACGCGGTGAGCATGACCAGCAGTATCGAAACCGGGTTTGGCTCGCGACTGATGGTGAAAGGGTTTTTGCTGAATAACCAGCTCACCGATTTCTCCTTCGTACCACACAACGCCAACAAGGACCTGGTTGCCAACCGCATCCAGGCCGGCAAGCGCCCGCGCTCGTCCATGTCGCCGACCATGGTGTTTAACCAAGACGATAGTCTGCGCCTGATTATTGGCTCACCCGGTGGCTCGCGAATTATCGATTACACCGCGCGCTCCATCCTCTACCACCTGACAAAGGGTATGCCCATTGCCGAGGCCATCGCCGCGGGCAACATCGGCGCTATCGGTTATCGGGTGGAAGTTGAGCCGGATACACTCAGCGATGAGGAATTGAAAAAGCTCGAGGCAAAAGGTCACAAGGTGGTGCGCCGGGACTTGAATAGCGGCATCCACGGTATTGCCCTCAAGCAAGGCAAACTCCATGGCGGCGCCGACACCCGCCGCGAAGGCAGCGCGGTCGGGCGCTGA
- the ftsY gene encoding signal recognition particle-docking protein FtsY, translated as MEVAQDEPAPVQEPVQEKPKKEGFFARIRRGLSRTSSQFAEGMGNLFLGAKEIDEDLMEELETQLLMADVGVDATTEIIDRLTERVSRRELSNGEALYKALQEELAGLLDKVEAPLVIDQSKKPFVILVVGVNGVGKTTTIGKLAHRYLNEGQSVMLAAGDTFRAAAVEQLQVWGQRHNVPVVAQHTGADSASVIFDAIQSAQSRNVDVVIADTAGRLHNKSNLMEELSKVRRVMGKLDGAAPHEVLLVLDAGTGQNALSQAGTFKDSAGVSGLVLTKLDGTAKGGVIFALAQKLGIPVRFIGVGEQAEDLQPFVAKDFVAALFNRAQG; from the coding sequence ATGGAAGTGGCGCAGGACGAGCCAGCGCCGGTACAGGAGCCGGTGCAGGAAAAGCCCAAGAAAGAGGGTTTCTTTGCCCGTATTCGCCGCGGCCTGTCGCGCACCAGCAGCCAGTTTGCCGAAGGGATGGGCAACCTGTTCCTGGGCGCCAAGGAAATCGACGAAGACCTGATGGAGGAGCTGGAAACCCAGCTTCTCATGGCAGATGTGGGTGTAGATGCCACCACCGAGATTATCGACCGCCTCACCGAGCGGGTTTCCCGACGCGAACTGTCTAATGGCGAGGCGTTGTACAAAGCGCTGCAGGAAGAGCTGGCCGGCTTGCTGGACAAGGTCGAAGCGCCGCTGGTGATCGACCAGAGTAAAAAGCCGTTTGTGATTCTGGTGGTTGGCGTGAATGGCGTCGGCAAGACCACCACCATCGGCAAGTTGGCCCACCGCTACCTGAACGAAGGCCAGTCGGTGATGCTCGCCGCCGGTGATACCTTCCGGGCCGCCGCTGTGGAACAGCTGCAAGTTTGGGGACAGCGTCACAATGTGCCGGTTGTGGCCCAGCATACTGGCGCGGATAGTGCCTCTGTGATCTTTGATGCGATACAGTCTGCCCAATCCCGCAATGTGGATGTGGTAATTGCGGATACCGCCGGGCGCCTGCACAACAAGTCGAATCTGATGGAAGAGCTTTCCAAGGTGCGCCGTGTCATGGGCAAACTCGACGGCGCCGCACCGCACGAGGTGCTGCTGGTACTGGATGCGGGCACCGGCCAGAACGCGCTGTCGCAGGCGGGGACCTTCAAGGATTCCGCGGGGGTCAGCGGCCTGGTACTCACCAAGCTCGATGGCACCGCCAAGGGCGGGGTGATTTTCGCGCTGGCACAGAAGCTGGGGATTCCGGTACGCTTTATCGGCGTGGGGGAGCAGGCAGAAGACCTGCAGCCATTTGTGGCAAAAGACTTTGTGGCGGCGCTGTTTAATCGCGCCCAGGGCTGA